A single window of Salvia splendens isolate huo1 chromosome 6, SspV2, whole genome shotgun sequence DNA harbors:
- the LOC121808126 gene encoding LRR receptor-like serine/threonine-protein kinase FLS2, whose protein sequence is MFFQVIILLSSFLLGALSLHQTSELQALKAFKNSITDDPTSALVGWDETALHYCNWTGVACNPSTGNVVSITMADKQLQGRISPSLGNLSSLEVLDLTLNSFTGPIPAQLALCPNLTQLILYHNSVSGPIPSELGGLRNLQLLDLGDNALNGSIPDALCNCSGLLALGLNTNNLTGKIPPQIGNLVNLETFVAYKNKLEGSIPNSIGELTQMQVFDLSENMLTGKIPQEIGSILNLQILQLHINLISGEIPPQLGQCTKLAILNLYTNNLTGPIPPELGRLALLQVLRLYENKLSSTIPTTLYQLKSLIHLGLSQNELSGPISPEIASLASLETLTLHSNNLSGVVPPNITRLSNLSYISLGFNSLTGPIPREIGLLHNLMKLMANDNGLEGPIPASLTNCTRLLTISLVNNRITGRVPPGLGRLTNLTFLSMSSNALTGDIPVDLFNCSKLEALDWSRNAFNTTISPRIGSLLRLSTFRAIDSGIFGPIPREIGNLSSLIYLDLPRNRISGLIPTELSRLSLLQGLTLNENQLQGVIPQEISLLKHLTDLQLQRNQLMGSIPPSLSKISYLSNLDLNGNTLNGTIHPSLGLLIRLTNLDLSDNRLTGPIPGQVIAGIKNLQLNLNLSHNSLTGAIPDEIGLLQMVQSIDISHNALSNAIPRSIKGCQNLITLDLSSNNLSGQIADDGMLPQLAQLVRLNLSRNQIQGNLPQNLGSLKHLSSLDLSQNKLTGPIPQSYSTISSLKHLNLSFNLLEGHVPNLTTIANLEGNPSLCGTSPLPQCTNKKSKKKKNRVVMIALASASAFAILIVLLSLLYALKKKAKKQSLPPKHSITSAVSLKRFEAKELEIATDSFNSENMIGSTHLSSVYKGRLQDGKVIAVKKLNLEQFAEESDKCFYRETNILGQLRHKNLVKVLGYAWESGKMKALVLEFMENGSLEEMIHGDHQRSWSLRERVEALVSVCEGLVYLHSGYDFPIVHCDLKPSNVLLDGGMRARVSDFGTARMLGEGACLSVSFSFQGTIGYLAPEVAYMRDVTTKVDVFSFGVMMMEIVTNKRPTGLMLQEDGSPITLSELVHQALELGINGLDQIVDPQLTDKNHEALEAVLLLALSCTAPDPQNRPNMDRVLASLSKIRVMA, encoded by the exons ATGTTCTTTCAAGTGATCATTCTACTCTCATCTTTCCTCCTCGGAGCTCTCTCACTGCACCAAACCTCCGAACTCCAAGCCTTGAAAGCCTTCAAGAACTCGATCACCGATGACCCGACGAGCGCCCTCGTTGGCTGGGATGAGACCGCCCTCCACTACTGCAACTGGACCGGAGTGGCGTGCAACCCCTCCACGGGCAACGTCGTCTCCATCACCATGGCGGACAAGCAGTTGCAAGGCCGGATCTCCCCATCCCTCGGGAATCTCTCGAGTCTCGAGGTACTTGACTTAACCCTAAACTCGTTCACCGGCCCCATCCCCGCCCAACTAGCCTTGTGCCCGAACCTCACCCAGCTCATCCTCTACCATAACTCCGTCTCGGGCCCCATCCCATCGGAGCTCGGAGGCTTAAGAAACCTGCAGCTGCTGGACCTCGGGGATAACGCCCTCAACGGGAGCATCCCCGATGCCCTATGCAACTGCAGTGGGCTACTAGCACTAGGCCTAAACACCAACAACCTCACAGGAAAAATCCCACCACAAATAGGCAACCTAGTTAACTTAGAAACGTTTGTAGCTTATAAAAACAAACTAGAGGGCTCAATACCTAATTCCATAGGAGAATTGACACAAATGCAAGTTTTTGACCTTAGTGAAAACATGCTAACCGGCAAAATCCCTCAAGAAATAGGATCCATACTAAATTTACAAATTCTCCAACTCCATATAAACCTCATCTCCGGCGAGATCCCACCCCAACTCGGCCAATGCACGAAACTCGCCATCCTCAACCTCTACACGAACAACCTCACCGGCCCCATCCCACCCGAGCTCGGGCGCCTAGCCCTCCTACAAGTCCTCCGCCTATACGAAAACAAGCTGAGCTCGACAATCCCGACCACATTATACCAACTAAAGTCACTCATCCACTTAGGCCTCTCCCAAAATGAGCTCTCTGGCCCGATCTCACCGGAGATCGCCTCCCTAGCGTCCCTAGAGACTCTTACGCTCCACTCCAACAACTTGAGCGGCGTAGTCCCTCCCAACATAACCCGTCTGAGCAACCTGTCCTACATCTCCCTTGGCTTCAACTCGCTCACGGGGCCCATCCCCCGTGAGATCGGGTTGCTCCACAACCTTATGAAGCTCATGGCCAATGACAACGGCCTAGAGGGCCCGATCCCCGCCTCCCTCACCAATTGCACCCGTCTCCTCACCATCTCATTGGTCAACAACCGGATCACGGGGCGGGTCCCACCCGGGCTTGGGCGCCTAACTAACTTGACCTTCCTCTCCATGAGCTCCAATGCCCTCACCGGAGACATCCCAGTCGACCTCTTCAACTGCTCGAAGCTAGAGGCACTTGATTGGAGCCGGAACGCCTTCAATACGACGATCAGTCCCCGGATCGGATCACTCTTGAGGCTCAGTACCTTCAGAGCAATCGATTCGGGAATTTTCGGCCCAATCCCAAGAGAGATTGGCAATTTAAGCTCACTCATTTACTTAGACCTTCCAAGAAACAGAATCTCTGGCCTAATCCCAACAGAACTTTCTAGACTCTCATTACTTCAAGGCCTCACATTGAATGAAAACCAACTCCAAGGAGTAATCCCACAAGAAATCTCTCTCCTCAAACACCTCACTGATCTCCAACTGCAGAGGAATCAACTCATGGGCTCAATCCCACCTTCTCTCTCCAAAATCAGCTATCTATCCAACTTAGACCTCAATGGAAACACTCTTAATGGCACCATCCACCCCAGCCTCGGCCTGCTGATCCGTCTAACGAATCTTGACCTGTCAGACAACCGTCTCACGGGCCCAATCCCAGGCCAGGTCATTGCCGGAATCAAGAATCTACAACTTAACCTCAACCTCTCACACAACTCCCTGACAGGAGCAATCCCAGATGAGATAGGCCTCCTGCAAATGGTCCAATCCATCGACATCTCCCACAACGCGCTCTCAAACGCCATCCCTCGCTCGATCAAAGGCTGCCAGAACTTGATCACACTTGACCTCTCAAGCAACAACCTCTCCGGCCAAATTGCAGACGACGGAATGCTCCCTCAGCTCGCTCAGCTAGTGAGGCTAAACCTCTCAAGAAACCAAATACAAGGCAACCTACCTCAAAATCTTGGGAGTTTAAAGCATCTCTCATCACTTGATCTCTCACAGAACAAGCTCACAGGGCCAATCCCACAATCATATTCCACAATCTCATCCTTGAAACACCTCAATCTCTCTTTCAATCTACTCGAAGGACACGTTCCCAACCTCACAACCATAGCCAATCTGGAAGGGAATCCATCTCTCTGCGGCACATCTCCTCTCCCACAATGTACAAACAAGaaaagcaagaagaagaagaacagaGTGGTAATGATAGCCCTGGCCTCTGCCTCGGCCTTTGCAATACTCATCGTCCTCCTCTCATTGCTCTACGCGTTGAAAAAGAAAGCGAAGAAACAGTCTCTCCCTCCCAAACACTCCATCACTTCAGCAGTGAGTCTCAAGAGATTCGAAGCGAAAGAGCTGGAAATAGCTACAGATTCGTTCAACAGCGAAAACATGATCGGATCAACTCATTTGAGCAGCGTCTACAAAGGCAGgctgcaagatgggaaggtaaTAGCAGTGAAAAAGCTGAATTTGGAGCAATTTGCAGAGGAATCCGACAAATGCTTCTACAGAGAAACAAACATATTAGGACAACTACGGCACAAGAACCTTGTGAAGGTTCTTGGGTACGCGTGGGAGAGTGGCAAGATGAAGGCGTTGGTGCTCGAGTTCATGGAGAATGGGAGCTTGGAGGAGATGATCCACGGCGATCATCAGCGTTCTTGGAGCTTACGCGAGCGCGTGGAGGCGTTGGTATCTGTATGTGAGGGATTGGTGTATTTGCATTCAGGGTATGACTTCCCAATCGTGCATTGTGACTTGAAGCCTTCGAATGTGCTTCTCGATGGAGGGATGAGGGCTCGTGTCAGCGATTTTGGCACGGCCAGGATGCTCGGGGAGGGGGCCTGCCTCTCCGTTTCCTTTTCCTTTCAAGGAACCATTGGCTACTTGGCTCCAG AGGTGGCATACATGAGGGATGTGACGACGAAAGTAGATGTTTTCAGCTTCGGGGTCATGATGATGGAGATTGTCACCAACAAGAGGCCAACAGGCCTCATGTTACAAGAGGATGGATCGCCAATCACACTATCAGAGCTAGTTCATCAAGCACTTGAGCTCGGAATCAACGGCTTAGATCAGATCGTGGATCCTCAGCTCACGGACAAGAATCATGAGGCGTTGGAAGCAGTCCTCCTTCTCGCCCTCTCCTGCACTGCCCCGGACCCCCAAAATCGGCCTAacatggatcgagtgctggctTCACTCTCTAAGATTCGTGTCATGGCCTAG